DNA from Coffea arabica cultivar ET-39 chromosome 10c, Coffea Arabica ET-39 HiFi, whole genome shotgun sequence:
ATGAATTGGACTAATCCAAACGCTATCGGAGATAGAAAAGACTATACATGCGTCAAGCCACttaagaatttcatttcttaccaCCTCTTTCATATTTGGATTGGATTTTCTTTGTATTTCCACCACTGGTTTGCAATTGTTCTCCAATAAAATGTGATGCATGCATATAGAAGGATTTATACCTTTAATGTTTGAAATTGTCCATCCGATTGCCTTCTTGTGCCTTCTTAGAACTCTTAACAACTTTTCACACTGCTCATTATCAAGGTCAGCACTAACAATTACAGGTAAAGTGctattttctccaagaaattcatatCTTAAGTGAGTTGGAAGTGGTTTGAGCTCTAATTTTGGAAGTTCAACTTCCGAAGGCTGTGGAAGTCCTTTACCTTGGCCAAGACTTTCATACAAATTACTCCTTCTATATGGTGCTTGAGAATCCAAATATTTGgccaatttttcaattttttcacaaTCACCTCCTTGCATACCTAAACTCATTAAACAATACTCAAGAGGATCGAAGTCAAAATTGACTTGGCTCATCTCTTGAGTTAGTTTATCAATTGTGCCAATAGAATAAGCATGATCAGTGAAAACGGGgtattttttcatttcattcaaattaaattctacCTTTTCTTCATCTACTTGAAACTTGAGTTTGCCATTTTTGACATCAATAATAGTACCTACAGTAGCTATAAATGGCACACCTACAATAATCGGCATAGACATGTCTTCTTCCATATCTAAAACCACAAAATCCActggaatgataaatttttgaacttttatcaatacaTTCTCCAATCCTCTCAATGGATATCTAATAGACTTGTCCGTTAGTTGCAAGGTAATATTAGTGCGTTTAAACTCATGCAAATCCAATTGTCTAGCTGCCGTTAAAGAAATTAATGATACACTAGTACCAATATCACACAATTCTTTAGAAAAGTCAATGTTACCTATGGTGCAAAGTATAGAAAAACTCCCCGGATCCTTCAATTTCGGTGGTAACTTATTTTGTATGATTGCATTACACTCCTCCATTAATGCTATGGTTTTGCAGtccttcaacttttttttt
Protein-coding regions in this window:
- the LOC113713922 gene encoding uncharacterized protein, producing MDTLNMLSAQMNNVMKLLSRQGGVGSSSSNAHVAYCSICGGWRHHPNFELKDQGNQPNPINPLGFQPRQSQAETKPDWEIAVKKLAKVTSDRFERVEGRLDQRTTMYRNVEIQIGQIASALTNRNQGELPSKTEVNPKEHVKAITLRSGKQLEDHPVVEVEKGESEKQEEKQRNQEAIVEENSREKPRESQPSSSTTIPIPPILSYATFLKKIMTRKKKLKDCKTIALMEECNAIIQNKLPPKLKDPGSFSILCTIGNIDFSKELCDIGTSVSLISLTAARQLDLHEFKRTNITLQLTDKSIRYPLRGLENVLIKVQKFIIPVDFVVLDMEEDMSMPIIVGVPFIATVGTIIDVKNGKLKFQVDEEKVEFNLNEMKKYPVFTDHAYSIGTIDKLTQEMSQVNFDFDPLEYCLMSLGMQGGDCEKIEKLAKYLDSQAPYRRSNLYESLGQGKGLPQPSEVELPKLELKPLPTHLRYEFLGENSTLPVIVSADLDNEQCEKLLRVLRRHKKAIGWTISNIKATMVRTRRAVVRTPSPSSSEERTSSILEESPVEESPSHESPPRSRHKRASTSHEEPTPDYDITRFTSLENQQ